In the genome of Gemmatimonadaceae bacterium, one region contains:
- a CDS encoding TlpA disulfide reductase family protein, which translates to MTARKQWTIVGLVVVVLAAGLAVASNVLREQLFPVTEGSDAPNFRAKVLGENRYKTLADYKGQVVLLNIWATWCGPCQVEIPSLQKLYQAYGDKGLKLVAVSIDDYVGEDSIRAFAKHFGVTFEVLHDSTHSIERAYQATGYPETFIIGREGSIRRKWIGPDDWNSTGNRALIAQLLGLQEPKTVANGGDR; encoded by the coding sequence ATGACCGCGCGCAAGCAGTGGACGATCGTCGGCCTCGTCGTCGTGGTGCTCGCGGCGGGGCTGGCCGTCGCGTCCAATGTTTTGCGCGAGCAGCTCTTTCCGGTCACCGAAGGCTCCGACGCTCCGAACTTCCGCGCGAAGGTGCTGGGCGAAAATCGCTACAAGACGCTCGCCGACTACAAGGGACAGGTCGTTCTGCTCAACATCTGGGCGACGTGGTGCGGTCCGTGCCAGGTGGAAATCCCAAGCCTGCAGAAGCTTTATCAAGCATACGGCGACAAGGGACTCAAGCTCGTGGCTGTCAGCATCGACGACTACGTCGGCGAAGACTCGATTCGCGCTTTCGCCAAACATTTCGGCGTGACCTTCGAGGTTCTGCACGACTCGACGCACTCGATCGAGCGCGCCTATCAGGCCACGGGCTATCCGGAGACGTTCATCATTGGACGCGAGGGATCGATCCGCCGGAAGTGGATCGGACCGGACGACTGGAACTCGACCGGCAACCGCGCGCTGATCGCGCAGCTGCTCGGCTTGCAAGAACCCAAGACCGTCGCGAACGGCGGCGATCGCTGA
- the rpe gene encoding ribulose-phosphate 3-epimerase, producing the protein MSVRIVPSILSADFARLGEQIATVVAGGADGIHIDVMDGRFVPNITYGAKVIETVRKLTTLPLDVHLMVVEPEKFFDDFASAGATGMTVHTEVSPHLHRQLDRIRELGCRAGAAINPSTPLSAVSEVLPELDLLLVMTVNPGYGAQRFISYSVDKVRRARAMLAEARSKAALEVDGGIGRDTIHAVWEAGADTFVAGNAVFCAPDPKAEIAKLRALCGVTV; encoded by the coding sequence GTGAGCGTTCGGATCGTCCCGTCCATCCTCAGCGCGGATTTCGCGCGTCTGGGGGAACAAATTGCGACAGTGGTTGCGGGCGGCGCCGACGGGATTCATATCGACGTCATGGACGGGCGCTTCGTCCCCAACATCACGTACGGCGCGAAGGTGATCGAGACGGTACGCAAACTCACGACGCTGCCCTTGGACGTGCATCTCATGGTCGTCGAACCGGAGAAGTTTTTCGACGACTTCGCGTCGGCCGGCGCGACCGGCATGACCGTGCACACCGAGGTTTCGCCGCATTTGCACCGGCAGCTCGATCGCATTCGCGAGCTCGGATGCCGAGCCGGCGCGGCGATCAATCCGTCGACGCCGCTCAGCGCCGTGAGTGAAGTGCTCCCCGAGCTCGACCTGCTGCTCGTCATGACGGTGAACCCCGGCTATGGCGCGCAGCGCTTCATTTCGTACTCGGTGGACAAGGTGCGCCGCGCGCGCGCGATGCTCGCCGAAGCGCGCAGCAAGGCCGCGCTCGAGGTAGACGGCGGCATCGGACGCGACACGATTCACGCCGTGTGGGAAGCGGGCGCAGACACGTTCGTCGCCGGCAACGCGGTCTTCTGCGCGCCCGATCCGAAGGCGGAGATCGCCAAGCTCCGGGCGCTCTGCGGAGTGACCGTATGA
- the rsmB gene encoding 16S rRNA (cytosine(967)-C(5))-methyltransferase RsmB yields MPDADQDRSSAGGIGGGSVLAVHADEVGAHAMSHNALRKPASPSVTDARRAAAEVCTDLRAGELLDLAFDRRTTRLDGRDRRWARELLYGMLRRRAWIDAHLDARVRGGIARLDADLLDLLRLGAAQLLYMESVPAYAAIAQTVELAKQRHGIGASKLANAVLRRLDREHEALSLPVLTEMPSALALSGSHPRWLVARWLERFGADETRRLLDANNREAPLIARPYHVVREQLEAMLETAGIRVDDAPLVRDSILLSSPVSSLTELGAFRQGLFHIQDPASTLVAQYACAPTGAVVADLCAAPGGKSIEMSRAASRVFASDLSFARLQRVLDNAHRLEIPTLGAYVADARNPAIRPVDLVLVDVPCTGTGTFRRHPDARWRLKISDIAVMASLQRSILRSAASVVRPGGLLVYSTCSLEPEENDEQIDRFLSEHPGWRLDPPPEGVVPASVLDRGRLRVLPQVHGADGAFAARLRNVGGNIGVEAGAGTGQAE; encoded by the coding sequence ATGCCTGACGCAGATCAGGACCGGTCGTCCGCCGGCGGTATCGGAGGAGGCAGTGTTCTCGCAGTTCACGCGGACGAAGTCGGCGCGCACGCAATGTCGCACAACGCCCTACGCAAGCCTGCGTCGCCGAGCGTGACGGACGCGCGGCGCGCCGCGGCCGAGGTGTGTACGGATCTTCGAGCCGGCGAGTTGCTCGACCTCGCCTTCGACCGCCGCACGACGCGCCTCGACGGACGCGATCGGCGCTGGGCGCGCGAACTGCTCTACGGCATGCTGCGCCGGCGCGCGTGGATCGACGCGCACCTCGACGCGCGCGTGCGCGGCGGCATCGCGCGACTCGACGCGGATCTCCTCGATCTTCTTCGACTCGGCGCGGCGCAGCTACTGTACATGGAAAGCGTCCCCGCGTACGCGGCGATCGCGCAGACCGTCGAGCTGGCGAAGCAGCGCCACGGGATCGGCGCGAGCAAGCTCGCGAATGCCGTGCTTCGTCGTCTCGATCGCGAACACGAAGCGCTGTCGCTTCCCGTTTTGACGGAGATGCCAAGCGCGCTCGCGCTGTCCGGCTCGCACCCGCGGTGGCTCGTCGCGCGGTGGCTCGAGCGCTTCGGCGCCGACGAGACCCGCCGCTTGCTCGACGCGAACAACCGCGAGGCGCCGCTCATCGCGCGGCCGTACCACGTCGTGCGCGAGCAGCTGGAAGCCATGCTCGAGACGGCCGGAATCCGCGTCGACGACGCGCCGCTCGTTCGTGACAGCATTCTTCTGTCGAGCCCGGTTTCGTCACTCACTGAACTGGGCGCGTTTCGGCAGGGACTGTTTCACATCCAGGATCCGGCCTCAACGCTCGTCGCGCAGTACGCTTGCGCGCCGACCGGCGCCGTCGTCGCCGATCTCTGCGCCGCGCCGGGCGGTAAGTCGATCGAGATGTCGCGCGCTGCTTCACGGGTCTTCGCGAGCGACTTGTCGTTCGCGCGCCTGCAGCGCGTGCTCGACAACGCGCATCGCCTCGAGATTCCGACGCTTGGCGCGTACGTCGCCGACGCGCGGAACCCGGCGATCCGGCCGGTAGACTTGGTGCTCGTCGACGTGCCGTGCACGGGCACGGGGACGTTCCGCCGGCACCCCGACGCGCGCTGGCGGCTCAAGATCTCCGACATCGCGGTCATGGCATCACTGCAGCGCTCGATTCTCCGCTCGGCGGCATCCGTCGTTCGCCCCGGAGGACTGCTCGTCTACAGCACGTGCTCGCTCGAACCCGAAGAGAACGACGAGCAGATCGACCGCTTCCTGTCCGAGCACCCCGGCTGGCGACTCGACCCTCCGCCCGAGGGCGTCGTGCCCGCTTCCGTGCTCGATCGCGGACGTCTTCGCGTGCTGCCTCAGGTGCACGGCGCGGACGGCGCGTTTGCCGCGCGATTGCGGAACGTCGGCGGCAACATCGGTGTCGAAGCTGGAGCGGGGACGGGGCAAGCCGAGTGA
- the fmt gene encoding methionyl-tRNA formyltransferase — protein MRVLFWGTPDFSLPPLRALLGEGFEVVGVVTQPDRPVGRSRSILEPPPVKRVAAAEAIPVFQPERPRGDEFLAQLRELSPDISVVVAYGHILSQTIIDLPTRGTINIHASLLPLLRGAAPIEATIREGHAETGVTIMRMVKALDAGPSILQVRTPVADDETAGELRLRLAELGALALIEALALIELGRAAETPQDETKATYAPKIDRAMARIDWTTDAATVARLIRALDPRPGAYAVRSSGEANRAGGGEVKLFGARVSPRTSDRQPGEVLAIDDQGLTVACGDGPGGGSVQIASVQPAGKRPMSPREWARGRGIAVGERLS, from the coding sequence GTGCGCGTGCTCTTCTGGGGCACGCCCGATTTTTCGCTGCCGCCGCTGCGCGCGCTGCTCGGCGAGGGATTCGAGGTCGTCGGCGTCGTCACCCAACCCGACCGTCCCGTCGGCCGGTCGCGGTCGATCCTCGAGCCGCCGCCGGTAAAGCGTGTCGCGGCCGCCGAAGCGATTCCCGTTTTCCAGCCGGAGCGGCCACGGGGCGATGAATTCCTCGCGCAGTTGCGCGAGCTCTCCCCGGACATCTCCGTCGTCGTCGCATACGGACACATCCTTTCGCAAACGATCATCGATCTGCCGACGCGCGGAACGATCAACATCCACGCGTCGCTGCTGCCACTCCTCAGGGGAGCGGCTCCCATCGAGGCGACGATTCGCGAAGGGCACGCCGAAACCGGCGTCACGATCATGCGAATGGTGAAGGCGCTCGACGCCGGGCCGTCGATCCTTCAAGTCCGCACGCCGGTCGCCGACGACGAGACGGCCGGCGAGTTGCGCCTGCGACTCGCCGAGCTCGGCGCGCTGGCCTTGATCGAGGCGCTCGCGCTCATCGAATTGGGCCGAGCCGCGGAGACACCGCAGGACGAAACCAAGGCCACCTACGCGCCCAAGATCGACCGCGCGATGGCGCGCATCGACTGGACCACCGACGCCGCGACGGTTGCACGACTGATACGCGCCTTGGACCCGCGCCCGGGTGCTTACGCGGTGCGCTCATCAGGCGAGGCCAACCGGGCGGGCGGCGGGGAGGTCAAGCTGTTCGGCGCCCGTGTCTCGCCTCGAACGTCGGACCGGCAGCCCGGCGAGGTCCTCGCCATCGACGACCAGGGACTCACCGTCGCCTGCGGCGACGGCCCGGGAGGGGGAAGCGTGCAGATTGCAAGCGTGCAGCCCGCCGGTAAGCGGCCGATGTCGCCTCGGGAGTGGGCGCGCGGCAGGGGCATCGCGGTCGGCGAGAGGCTATCTTAG
- the def gene encoding peptide deformylase, whose protein sequence is MSILDIRVLGDPVLREETKPVAVVTDELRELVKNMFETMDVAKGIGLAAPQVGRTERVAVIGVDTDRFTIINPEIVESDARSAKAEEGCLSIPDVYGDVERPARVKVRAMGLDGQTFEVEAGELLARCLQHEIDHLHGKLFVDYLSILKRRSAMARWAKEKDKYPGFVRKLEIDPSRNHEHPDEEL, encoded by the coding sequence GTGAGCATTCTCGACATTCGGGTCCTTGGCGACCCGGTGCTGCGCGAGGAAACGAAGCCCGTCGCCGTCGTCACCGATGAGCTGCGCGAGCTGGTCAAGAACATGTTCGAGACGATGGACGTCGCCAAAGGCATCGGACTCGCCGCGCCGCAGGTCGGGCGCACCGAGCGCGTGGCCGTCATCGGCGTGGACACGGACCGCTTCACGATCATCAACCCGGAGATCGTCGAATCCGACGCGAGAAGCGCGAAGGCGGAAGAAGGCTGCCTGTCGATCCCCGACGTCTACGGCGATGTCGAGCGGCCGGCGCGGGTCAAAGTGCGCGCGATGGGACTCGACGGACAGACGTTCGAAGTGGAAGCGGGCGAGCTCCTCGCGCGCTGCCTCCAACACGAGATCGATCACCTGCACGGCAAGTTGTTCGTCGACTATTTGAGCATTCTGAAGCGGCGGTCGGCGATGGCGCGTTGGGCGAAGGAAAAGGACAAGTACCCGGGATTCGTCAGAAAACTGGAAATCGACCCGTCGCGGAACCACGAGCACCCCGACGAGGAGCTGTGA
- the yajC gene encoding preprotein translocase subunit YajC: MTTLDLPMAFAAALQAAPSGGGGSYTPFLFEIAAFAAIFYFIILRPQQKQRREHETSLKSLKKGDEIVTAGGIVGEVIHIRETSKDGGANRLDDRVTIKSGESRIVVERGRIARIVGASAATPSSTPSQSS; this comes from the coding sequence ATGACCACGCTCGATCTGCCGATGGCGTTCGCCGCCGCCCTCCAGGCCGCGCCAAGCGGCGGCGGTGGATCCTACACGCCGTTCCTGTTCGAGATCGCGGCCTTCGCCGCGATCTTCTACTTCATCATCCTGCGGCCGCAGCAGAAGCAGCGGCGCGAGCACGAGACGTCGCTCAAGTCGCTCAAGAAGGGCGACGAGATCGTCACCGCGGGCGGCATCGTCGGCGAAGTGATTCACATCCGCGAGACGTCCAAGGACGGCGGCGCGAATCGTCTGGACGACCGCGTCACCATCAAGTCGGGCGAGTCCCGAATCGTCGTCGAGCGCGGACGGATCGCGCGCATCGTCGGTGCCTCCGCCGCCACCCCCTCGAGCACCCCCTCGCAGTCGTCGTGA